A segment of the Nitrospina gracilis 3/211 genome:
CCATGGCGGACATCAGGTAACGGGCCTTGATGCGGCCCTGCCGGGTGGGTTCCTTGAAGTTGTCGCCAAGATCGACGAACAGGAGGGCATGGCCCTCCGGAACCACGCTTTTCAGATATCCCATCCTGCGTTCGATGCCGCCCTGGTCCTCTTCCTTCGCACAGCCGCAGGGTTTCAACTCGCCCAGCGTGTTGCCGGAAAAGACGATCAGCAATTCCTGCTGGGAAGAAGTGGGTTGCAGTTTTTGGGACGAAGCGTGCGACTCCGGCAGGGGCGAGCAGGCAACAAGCGCCCAGCCCAACCCGGCTAAAATAAATGACAATGCTATTCTCATCAGCATGTGCAGGGTGTTTCCATAACGGGATCAACGGGTTAAATGTATCGGAAATTCGGCTTCAAGGCAAACCTCTCAACCCATTCCTGCATCTTATATATAGCCGCCACCGCTACCCCTCCGAGGTTTATTTGGACCCCGCTTCCAAACGCGGTACCATGAAATCAGACTCATCACAGGTACTTCATGACCGAAAAGTTCGAAATTCACATGCACAGCAACTACTCCGACGGCGAATTCTCGCCCACGAAACTGGTCGACATAGCCCGCCACAACGGCGTCTCCATCCTGTCGCTCACCGACCACGATACTTTCTCCGGGATCCCGGAATTCATCGACGCTGGAGAAAAGGCGGGATTGATTGTGTTTCCGGGGATCGAGATGACCGTCAAGTACGGTGACCTGCAGTTGCATGTGCTCGGATATTTCAAGGACCTCGCCAGCATTCGGAGCGAGTTGTGGGACCGCGTTGAGACCATGAAAGCGCAACGCGAGGAACGCATGCGCACCATGATCGACAAGCTGAACGGCGTGGTGCCGGACCGCTTTCAGGGACAGATCACTTTTGAGAACGTGCAGAAAGCAGCGGAAGGCGTGCTGGCGCGGCCGCATCTCGCCCGCGAGATGGTGCGCCTCGGCATCGTCAAGCATACCGGCGAGGCGTTCGAAAAATACCTCGTTCAGTACAACGTCCAGCGCGAAAACATCCACGTCGATGACGCGCTGAAGCTGATGCGTGAGAGCGGCGGCGTGCCGGTCATCGCCCATCCCGGTGAGCGCACCTACGCGCTCCACCGCCCGGACAAGGGCATCGGCTTCGACGACATCCCGCCGCGCCTGGAAGAATTGAAAGCGATGGGGTTGATGGGATTGGAGGCAATCTATCCCTACCACGAGAAGACCGGCAAGGTCGGTTACTTCCTCAAGCTGGCGGAAGACCACGATATGATCGCCACCGGTAGCCGCGACTTCCATGGCTTCAACACGCACCAGACGCCCGACCTGCTGGGCACGACGAAGATGGAACCCGCCTTCCTCGAACGGTTCCGCCAGGCCTGGGGCTGATTGCCCGCGGCTTCCTTACCTGAAGATCAATTCGGAAAAATCAGAACAGCGGTTTTTGCGGCGTGTCGTTGGTGGACGACGGTGTGAGGCCGAAGTGGTGGAATGCGGCGTCGGTCACCACGCGGCCGCGGGGGGTACGGTGCAGGAGGCCGCACTGGATGAGAAACGGTTCGTACACGTCTTCGATGGTATCCCTCTCTTCGTTGATCGACGCCGCCAGGCTGTCGATGCCCACCGGCCCGCCCTTGAATTTCTCGATCATCGTGAGCAGGAGTTTGTGATCCATCTTGTCGAGGCCGATGCGGTCCACTTCCATCATCGCCAGCGCCTGTTCGGCGATGGGGCGGTGATGACGCCGTCGCCCTTCACCTGCGCGTAATCGCGCACGCGGCGGAGCAGGCGGTTGGCGATACGCGGCGTGCCGCGCGAACGTTGCGCCACCTCGCGCCCGCCGTCTTCCGTCATGTCCACCTTCAATATCTCCGCCGAGCGATGGACGATTTTTTCCAGGTCCTGCGGCGTGTAGTAATCGAGCCGGTGGACCACCCCGAAGCGGTCGCGTAAAGGCGAGGTCAGAAGACCCGCCCGCGTCGTCGCACCGATCAGGGTGAACGGCGGCAGGTCGAGCTTGATCGAACGCGCGCTCGGGCCCTGTCCGATCATGATGTCGAGTTTGAAGTCCTCCATCGCCGGATACAGAATCTCTTCAATGATGCGCGGCAGGCGATGGATCTCGTCGATGAACAGCAGGTCGCCTTCCTGCAGATTGGTGAGGAGCGCTGCGAGGTCGCCGGACTTCTCGATCACCGGACCCGACGTGCTGGTGAGCGCCGCGCCCATTTCCGATGCGATGATGTTCGCGAGCGTCGTCTTGCCCAGCCCCGGCGGACCGTAGAATAAAACGTGGTCGAGCGTCTCACCGCGCATCTTCGCCGCCGACAGGAAAATGGCGAGGTTCTCCTTCACCTTGTCCTGCCCGATGTATTCCGCGAACGTGCGCGGACGCAGGCTGGTTTCGAACTGCGCTTCCTGCGTGTCCAGCGTGTAACGGGTTTCGGGATTTTCGCGGTCGGGTTCCATGCTCATGAGGTCAGGACAGGCGGTTGAGGCTTTCCTTGATGAGGGTTTCGAGTGCCGGGGTGTCCGCCTGTTCCTCCCAGACCTGTTTCAACGCTTTCTCCGCGTCACCTTTTTTGTAACCGAGGTTGATGAGCGCCGAGAGCGCGTCTTCCAGCAGGCGGTGCGTCGTGCCCGCAGCAGGCGTTTCGCCCGACACCTTGTCCATCTTCGCCAGCTTGTCTTTTAATTCCAATACCAGACGCTCGGCGGTTTTGCGTCCCACCCCCGGCACGGTGCTGATTCGGGCCACGTCGTTTTTGGCGATGGCGTCCATCAGCTCGTCCACCGGCATGCCGGAAAGGATGGCGAGCGCCAGCTTCGGTCCCACTTTGTTGATGCCGATGAGCGTTTCAAAAATCTGTTTCTCCTCCTCGCGAAGGAAGCCGTAGAGCTTGAACGTATCTTCCTTGTGGTAGCTGTGGATGAGGAGCGTCACCGGTTGTCCGGTCTCCGGCAGTTCGTAATAGTTGTTGAGCGAGACGAAGGCTTCGTAGCCGACTCCGTGCACATCGACGATCACGGAAACGGGCGTCTTGCGGGCGAGGGTGCCGTTCAAATGCGCGATCATGGTTTCATCTCCGAGAGGACAGGGCTTCTTTCAATCGGTTGGAGGTTCCGTGGTTGTGCAGGTGGCAGATGGCCACCGCCAGCGCGTCCGAGGCGTCCAACGGCTCGGGTTTTTCCTTGAGGCGGAGCAGGGTGGTGACCATGTCCCGCACCTGGTTTTTGTCGGCGCGTCCGTAACCGACGATGGACAACTTCACTTCGAGCGGTGTGTATTCAGCGACCGTCAGGCTGGCGTTGACCGCCGCCAGCAGGGCCACGCCGCGCGTCTGCCCGAGTTTGATGGTGGACTGGGCGTTGACAGCAAAAAACAGATCTTCGATGGCGACGATCTCCGGCTTGTACTCGCCGATGACGCGGGTGAGGTCGTCGTAGATGGTTTTCAACCGGTCGGGGAAGGGGGTGCGGCTTTTGGACTTGATGCTTCCCCAGTGAATGCTTTTCAGGGTGTTGCGGCCCGACTCGACAATGCCGTATCCGGTGCAGTTGCTGCCGGGGTCGATGCCGAGAACACGCATGGGTGGTTTTCCCGTAGGTTGAGTTTCCGTTCCGCGCCGGGAGGAGAGGTCCGGGCGGTCAAGCGCTTTCGT
Coding sequences within it:
- a CDS encoding PHP domain-containing protein: MTEKFEIHMHSNYSDGEFSPTKLVDIARHNGVSILSLTDHDTFSGIPEFIDAGEKAGLIVFPGIEMTVKYGDLQLHVLGYFKDLASIRSELWDRVETMKAQREERMRTMIDKLNGVVPDRFQGQITFENVQKAAEGVLARPHLAREMVRLGIVKHTGEAFEKYLVQYNVQRENIHVDDALKLMRESGGVPVIAHPGERTYALHRPDKGIGFDDIPPRLEELKAMGLMGLEAIYPYHEKTGKVGYFLKLAEDHDMIATGSRDFHGFNTHQTPDLLGTTKMEPAFLERFRQAWG
- the ruvA gene encoding Holliday junction branch migration protein RuvA; protein product: MIAHLNGTLARKTPVSVIVDVHGVGYEAFVSLNNYYELPETGQPVTLLIHSYHKEDTFKLYGFLREEEKQIFETLIGINKVGPKLALAILSGMPVDELMDAIAKNDVARISTVPGVGRKTAERLVLELKDKLAKMDKVSGETPAAGTTHRLLEDALSALINLGYKKGDAEKALKQVWEEQADTPALETLIKESLNRLS
- the ruvC gene encoding crossover junction endodeoxyribonuclease RuvC, translated to MRVLGIDPGSNCTGYGIVESGRNTLKSIHWGSIKSKSRTPFPDRLKTIYDDLTRVIGEYKPEIVAIEDLFFAVNAQSTIKLGQTRGVALLAAVNASLTVAEYTPLEVKLSIVGYGRADKNQVRDMVTTLLRLKEKPEPLDASDALAVAICHLHNHGTSNRLKEALSSRR